The Shewanella halotolerans region GGGTACATTCCAAGCGATCGGTATCGCAACGGGTCTGCCAAACCTGGTCCCTGGTTTAGTTGTAAACCTTGGATTTGGTTTCTACTTCGTTGCTGTAGTGAGTTTGGTCACAGGAACCATGTTCCTCATGTGGCTGGGTGAGCAGATCACCGAACGAGGCATAGGTAACGGTATCTCGATTCTTATTTTCGCAGGTATTGTAGCCGGTCTACCTTCTGCTATCGGCCAAACGGCCGAGCAGGCGCGTCAAGGCGACTTGAACGTACTAGTATTATTGTTGATTGCAGTGATCGTATTTGCTGTGACCTATTTTGTTGTGTTTGTTGAGCGTGGACAGCGTCGTATCGTTGTTAACTATGCTAAGCGTCAGCAGGGCCGTAAGGTGTTTGCCGCGCAGAGCACTCACTTACCGCTTAAGGTCAACATGGCAGGTGTGATTCCACCAATCTTTGCGTCAAGCATCATTTTGTTCCCAGGCACACTGGCTCAGTGGTTTGGTCAGAATGAAGGCTTGTCTTGGTTAAGTGATTTTTCACTTGCAGTATCGCCAGGTCAGCCGCTTTACTCATTGTTGTATGCAACAGCGATTATCTTCTTCTGTTTCTTCTATACTGCGTTGGTATTTAACCCACGTGAAACAGCTGACAACCTGAAGAAGAGTGGTGCGTTTATTCCCGGGATCCGTCCTGGAGAACAGACTTCGCGATATATAGATAAAGTAATGACTCGCCTAACACTGGCCGGTGCATTGTATATTACCTTTATCTGTTTAATTCCGGAGTTCATGTTAATCGCGTGGAAAGTACAGTTCTATTTTGGCGGTACTTCACTACTAATTATGGTAGTCGTGATCATGGACTTCATGGCTCAGGTTCAGACCCATATGATGTCACATCAGTATGAGTCTGTGATGAAGAAAGCTAACCTAGTGAATAAAGCGAACTTAGATCGCTTTGGTCGCTAAGTAGCTTTACGGAGTGATGAAATG contains the following coding sequences:
- the secY gene encoding preprotein translocase subunit SecY; its protein translation is MAKPGLDLKSAKGGLSELKSRLLFVIGAIIVFRAGSFVPIPGIDAAVLAELFNQQKGTILGMFNMFSGGALERASIFALGIMPYISASIIMQLLTVVHPALAELKKEGESGRKKISQYTRYGTLVLGTFQAIGIATGLPNLVPGLVVNLGFGFYFVAVVSLVTGTMFLMWLGEQITERGIGNGISILIFAGIVAGLPSAIGQTAEQARQGDLNVLVLLLIAVIVFAVTYFVVFVERGQRRIVVNYAKRQQGRKVFAAQSTHLPLKVNMAGVIPPIFASSIILFPGTLAQWFGQNEGLSWLSDFSLAVSPGQPLYSLLYATAIIFFCFFYTALVFNPRETADNLKKSGAFIPGIRPGEQTSRYIDKVMTRLTLAGALYITFICLIPEFMLIAWKVQFYFGGTSLLIMVVVIMDFMAQVQTHMMSHQYESVMKKANLVNKANLDRFGR